The Romeriopsis navalis LEGE 11480 genome segment CACCATGAAACGCTAGCCTCTGACCGCGGACACCAATCTTTTTGCCTGATGGGTCATAGACATTCCCCGTATCTGCTTCGTACAGCACAGTCACACTTTTCTGCTGCGGTGACGAATGAATATCAACAGTGTCATCCCGTCCTGGATCACTATCCATCAGCGTTAGCTTCACTGGCGTCCGCCGCTGATGGGGAATGGCCATGGTGCCGCTATATCGAAAGAATGCAACGGATGAATTCTTGACGGTTCGCGTACGGCGTAGCTGCCGACTATTAACCTTGAGCTTCACGTAGAAATCAGGCAGCGAATGTTTAAATCGGTTGCCAGGATCAAAGTTAAAGCGCCGTTTTGGCGGTACCTTAGCACTGACCACTCGAACTTGAATCACGCGTTGGCGTGGTACTGGATTGGGTCGAGGTTTTGCGATGGCCGGAGCGA includes the following:
- a CDS encoding C2 domain-containing protein codes for the protein MKHQVSAIAICFATAGLIAPAIAKPRPNPVPRQRVIQVRVVSAKVPPKRRFNFDPGNRFKHSLPDFYVKLKVNSRQLRRTRTVKNSSVAFFRYSGTMAIPHQRRTPVKLTLMDSDPGRDDTVDIHSSPQQKSVTVLYEADTGNVYDPSGKKIGVRGQRLAFHGDDAKHGTGIIFKISHFTR